The genomic window GCGACTACGCCGGGCGTCCGACGCCGCTCTACGCCTGCCGCAACCTCTGCCGCGGGACGCGGACGCGCATCCTGCTCAAGCGTGAGGACCTCTTGCACGGCGGGGCGCACAAGACCAACCAGGTGCTTGCGCAGGGCTTGCTCGCGCGGCGCCTCGGCAAGCGGCGCCTCATCGCCGAGACGGGGGCGGGGCAGCACGGGGTGGCCACGGCCATGATCGGGGCGCTGCTCGGCCTGCAGACCCGCATCTACATGGGGGCGAAGGACGTCGAGCGGCAGCGCCCCAACGTGCAGCGGATGCGCCTGCTCGGCGCGGAGCTGGTGCCCGTGGCGAGCGGGAGCTGCAGCCTGAAGGACGCGATCAACGAGGCGCTCAGGGACTGGGCCGCGAGCTTCGAGTCGACGCACTACGTGCTGGGGACCGTCGCCGGGCCGCACCCCTATCCGCTGATGGTGCGCGAGTTCCAGCGCGTGATCGGGCGCGAGGCGCGCGCGCAGGTGCTCGCCGCCGAGGGGCGGCTGCCGGAGGTCGTGGTGGCCTGCGTCGGGGGCGGCTCGAACGCGATGGGCCTCTTCACCGACTTCATCCCCGACGCCGAGGTGGAGCTCGTGGGCGTGGAGGCCGCCGGGCGGGGGCTGGCGAGCGGCCAGCACGGCCTCACGCTAGGGGCTGGTCGGCCCGGGATCCTGCACGGGGCGCGCACCTATGTCCTCGAGGACGACGAGGGGCAGATCATGGAGACGCACTCGGTCTCGGCGGGGCTCGACTACCCGGGGGTGGGGCCCGAGCACGCGTACCTGATGCAGACCGGGCGCGCGCGCTACGAGGGGATCACCGACGACGAGGCGCTCGCCGCCTTCGAGCGGCTGACGCGCGAGGAGGGGATCCTTCCCGCGCTCGAGTCCGCGCACGCGCTGGCCTGGGCCATCCGGCAGGCCGAGGGCGATTCCGGGCCGCGCCTGATGCTCGTGAACCTCTCGGGCCGCGGAGACAAGGACCTCGAAGAGGTGGCGCGCCTGCGCGGCGCGGCGGCAGGGAGGAAGACGTGACCGCTCGTTATCGAGAACTCTTCAATCGCCTGCGCGAGAAGCACGAGGGTGCCTTCGTCCCC from Deltaproteobacteria bacterium includes these protein-coding regions:
- the trpB gene encoding tryptophan synthase subunit beta translates to MKQDGRFGPFGGVFVPEILVPPLEELEAGFLAAQADPAFQTELEGLLRDYAGRPTPLYACRNLCRGTRTRILLKREDLLHGGAHKTNQVLAQGLLARRLGKRRLIAETGAGQHGVATAMIGALLGLQTRIYMGAKDVERQRPNVQRMRLLGAELVPVASGSCSLKDAINEALRDWAASFESTHYVLGTVAGPHPYPLMVREFQRVIGREARAQVLAAEGRLPEVVVACVGGGSNAMGLFTDFIPDAEVELVGVEAAGRGLASGQHGLTLGAGRPGILHGARTYVLEDDEGQIMETHSVSAGLDYPGVGPEHAYLMQTGRARYEGITDDEALAAFERLTREEGILPALESAHALAWAIRQAEGDSGPRLMLVNLSGRGDKDLEEVARLRGAAAGRKT